From the Gemmatimonadota bacterium genome, the window GTACACCTTGGAGAAGGTCCGGAGCACGATCACGTTTTCCCGTTCCTTCGCGACCTCGATGAAATCCCGGTACGCCGGGTCACGGACGAAATCAACATAGACCTCGTCGATGGCCACGAGGACGTGGGGCGGCATCCGGTCGATGAAATCCAGGATCCGTTCATGGGGCAGCAGCGCCCCGGTAGGGTTGTGGGGGTTGCAGATGATGACGAGGCCGGTGCGGTCGCCGATCTGCCTGCCCATGTCGTCGAGATCGTGGTTTCCGTCGGGCAGCACGGGCGACTTGCGCGCCTGCACCCCGTGGCCCGCGTCGCGGAGTTCGTCGCCGACGCGTATGATCTGGCCGTAGGAGGGGAGGGCTTCCACGACTTCGCCGTGTTTCATCAGGGCCTGCAGGGCCAGGATCTGGAGCAACTCGGTCGTGCCCACGCCCAGCATCAGGCCGTGGCGGTCGCCGGTGGCCTTGAAATCGAAACCCGAGGGGCGGGGAATGTCCAGGTCGTGGTGGCGGATGATGGCCTGCTGCAGGGTCGTCGTGTAGTCGTACCGGTTCATCCAGTCCTGGTGCTTCAGCACGGCTTCTATGGCCGCGGGGGAGGCACCCAGGGGATTCTCGTTAAAGGCCAGCCGCACCCGGCCCGGCTCGAGCCCCACGCTCTTTACGTCCGCGGGACGGCGGCCCGCAAGCTGGGCCGCAACCGCTTCCCTTGAATGAAGTCCCGCCGCAACCGCGTTCGGTCCCGGCAGTCCCGGCAGTCCCGCCGCCAATGCGGCTGCACCCGCCAGTCCGCCCAGTCCGCCGCGGAGGAAGTCCCTGCGCGATACGGGATCGTCCCCGTTGTATTCGTCAGAAATCACTTGCCGGGATCCTGCTCGAGGTGGTCGAAGACGTCCTCCGACACGTTACCGTATTTCACGCCTGTTTCCCGCTCCACCCGGTCCACGCCCTTGATCTTCTTTATGCGGACGATCAGCCGGTCCAGCTGGCTGAGATGTTCCACCTCGATGCCGAAATTACCGTCCGCCATCCCGTCCGTGGTGTCCATCGCGGCGTGGGTGATGTTGATGCCGGCGTCGGTAATCGTCCGGGAGATCTCGTTGAGCAGGCCGGGCCGGTCGGAACCGAAGATGCGCAGGCCGACGATGAAGAACTGGTCCTTCTCCACGTCCCAGTGCACCTCGAGGCGCCGCTCCAGGTCGTCCACAATGTTCGCACATTCCTTGTTATGCACCGTCACGCCGCGCCCGCGGGTGATGAATCCGATGATGGGATCTCCCGGGACCGGCTGGCAGCACTGCGCGAAACGGATCATCAGGTTGTCGATGCCCGTGACTTTGACCCCGCCCCGAGATCGCCGCACCCGGTCCACGAACCGCGTCAGCACCGACTCCCTGGGCGGTTCTTCCTCGGTAGGCTCCTCCGGAAGCAGCTTCTGGGCGATCTGGGCCGCTGAATACTCTCCCCGTCCGATCGCGGCATAGAGGCGATTCGCATCGGACAGCCCGTACTCCTTCGCGAGAGCCTCCAGTTCGTCGGATACCTTGCGCTTGACCTTGAGCCGTTTCAGCTCCCGG encodes:
- a CDS encoding aminotransferase class I/II-fold pyridoxal phosphate-dependent enzyme; the encoded protein is MISDEYNGDDPVSRRDFLRGGLGGLAGAAALAAGLPGLPGPNAVAAGLHSREAVAAQLAGRRPADVKSVGLEPGRVRLAFNENPLGASPAAIEAVLKHQDWMNRYDYTTTLQQAIIRHHDLDIPRPSGFDFKATGDRHGLMLGVGTTELLQILALQALMKHGEVVEALPSYGQIIRVGDELRDAGHGVQARKSPVLPDGNHDLDDMGRQIGDRTGLVIICNPHNPTGALLPHERILDFIDRMPPHVLVAIDEVYVDFVRDPAYRDFIEVAKERENVIVLRTFSKVYGLGGIRVGYAVANRDVIYRLAPFSMGLLGRNVLSVHAAAAALGDEEHVRRSRQAVWDGNDYLTAELERLGARVIPSHACFLWADFGRETQRIVRQLWSRRVMVRAGAGQWASPNHIRVSTGSREENEAFIWSLERTLG